One Flagellimonas sp. CMM7 genomic region harbors:
- a CDS encoding DUF4440 domain-containing protein: MQRKTILICFFTLSWVTHGQESTEGNLVYEELDSVQQVIHTLEKSFQKMTVTDGIANAFAHFSAPDSQLNRNNHLIKGKEQIFEFYDNVMYSHAKVDWEPNRIVVGKGNDLAYCQGNYVWEIPDKDGKLKTYEGIYLTIWKKQPDGSWKYVWD; the protein is encoded by the coding sequence ATGCAGCGAAAAACTATCCTAATCTGTTTTTTTACACTTTCTTGGGTAACACATGGACAAGAATCTACTGAAGGTAACTTGGTTTATGAAGAACTGGATTCAGTTCAACAAGTAATTCACACTTTAGAAAAATCCTTTCAAAAAATGACCGTCACTGATGGGATAGCAAACGCTTTTGCCCATTTCTCGGCTCCCGACAGTCAGTTAAATCGAAATAATCATTTAATAAAAGGGAAAGAGCAGATTTTTGAATTTTATGATAATGTAATGTATTCCCATGCCAAGGTGGATTGGGAACCTAATCGTATAGTCGTCGGTAAAGGCAATGATTTAGCATATTGCCAAGGGAATTATGTTTGGGAAATTCCAGATAAGGATGGAAAGTTAAAAACTTATGAAGGAATTTATCTGACTATTTGGAAAAAGCAACCAGATGGTTCATGGAAATACGTCTGGGATTAA
- a CDS encoding DUF4199 domain-containing protein, which yields MERKPVAKFGVLLSIILITYFLITNLIGISGSNLVGWLGYLPYAFIVYFGLIKSEDLYERYKTRFLFGVLVSLIGAVLSSIFMFVYLKYVDDLMIRTAVETQISSLDSSSESYKEMVSKIKLAITPTFYLIFGVISGSVIGTIISALIPLLLKKQKLEA from the coding sequence ATGGAGCGTAAACCTGTCGCAAAATTTGGGGTCCTATTATCAATTATATTAATCACCTATTTTTTAATTACGAATTTGATAGGGATATCAGGCAGTAATTTAGTCGGATGGCTCGGGTACTTACCCTATGCTTTCATTGTTTATTTTGGACTCATAAAAAGTGAGGATTTATATGAAAGGTACAAGACACGATTCCTCTTCGGTGTACTGGTAAGTCTTATCGGTGCAGTATTGAGTTCAATATTCATGTTTGTATATCTTAAATACGTCGATGACCTGATGATTAGAACAGCCGTTGAAACTCAAATTAGTAGTTTGGATAGTAGTAGTGAGAGTTACAAAGAGATGGTGTCAAAAATCAAATTAGCTATTACCCCTACTTTTTACTTAATCTTTGGGGTCATATCCGGATCTGTAATCGGTACCATTATTTCTGCCCTGATTCCACTCCTTCTTAAAAAACAAAAACTTGAAGCTTAG